In a genomic window of Emcibacter sp. SYSU 3D8:
- a CDS encoding TadE/TadG family type IV pilus assembly protein, with product MNIFDITDLYLQYVPLLDINMTYLRHKYEDKKVRCAAGVMVAGVGADYRVTARSPAPLRNRDSGEHQRGLGIRPLCADRSIRSTWIQTKRTAPGVTTVIGNRLKMDTMTMILGSLPAMLRDRRGNIAIIVALCLPILLSTMALGFEVGQWHMTKWAMQNTADSAVLAAATNGGANYDTEAKAVAAQYGFTHGANNVTVTATNTATCPSGGNTCYKVTITKPQELYLSQMVGFQGSTAINGQRMQNLASSATARQAFAPREYCILALASSGATNGIRTNGAPKASLPGCDIMSNTNATCNGSDLTVDIGDAAGTNSGCGTEQNSHMPVVSDPFAALATNIPSDPCGASYPQKPSLPSSNQWTGSKNLSGDVIICGDLQLTGNVTIDAPDGAVLVIFNGQLDTQSYTLRSTNGSALTIVFAGDNGVYTHAPTGNGMLDFAAPTTGVWKGVAIYQAPNLTTGVDVAEAGNSPAWKVTGMVYMPRSSVTLKGIVNKASYGYSCFGLIVDNLTFSGTNAILAQGECDMAGLDLPYNSVADRGQLVD from the coding sequence ATGAATATATTTGACATTACAGACCTATATTTGCAATACGTGCCCTTGTTAGACATCAATATGACTTATTTACGACATAAATACGAGGACAAGAAGGTTAGATGTGCCGCTGGCGTGATGGTTGCGGGTGTTGGTGCTGATTACCGCGTTACCGCGCGGAGTCCCGCGCCCTTGCGCAACCGCGATAGTGGAGAACATCAACGCGGTCTGGGGATACGGCCCTTGTGTGCGGATCGTTCAATTCGATCAACATGGATACAGACGAAACGCACGGCTCCGGGAGTAACGACAGTGATCGGTAACCGTCTGAAGATGGACACAATGACAATGATACTTGGTAGCCTCCCGGCGATGCTTCGCGATCGCCGTGGCAATATCGCCATCATCGTGGCGCTCTGCTTACCGATCCTGCTGTCCACCATGGCGCTCGGATTCGAGGTCGGCCAATGGCACATGACCAAGTGGGCGATGCAGAATACAGCGGATTCCGCCGTGCTCGCCGCTGCGACCAACGGCGGCGCCAATTACGACACCGAGGCCAAGGCGGTGGCGGCGCAGTATGGCTTCACCCACGGCGCCAATAACGTCACGGTGACGGCGACAAACACGGCCACCTGCCCATCGGGCGGAAATACCTGCTACAAGGTGACCATCACCAAGCCGCAGGAGCTGTATCTCAGCCAGATGGTCGGCTTTCAGGGAAGCACAGCGATCAACGGCCAGCGCATGCAGAACCTGGCCAGTTCCGCCACCGCGAGACAAGCCTTCGCGCCACGCGAATACTGCATTCTGGCCCTTGCCTCCAGCGGCGCCACGAACGGCATCCGAACCAATGGCGCGCCAAAGGCCAGTTTGCCGGGATGCGACATCATGTCGAACACCAACGCCACCTGCAACGGGAGCGACCTTACAGTCGACATCGGCGATGCGGCCGGCACGAACAGTGGCTGCGGCACCGAGCAGAACTCTCACATGCCGGTAGTGTCCGACCCATTCGCCGCCCTCGCCACCAATATCCCGTCAGACCCGTGCGGGGCATCTTATCCCCAGAAACCGTCATTGCCGTCCTCCAACCAATGGACCGGCAGCAAGAACCTCAGCGGCGATGTCATCATCTGCGGCGACCTGCAGTTGACCGGCAATGTCACCATCGACGCGCCCGACGGTGCGGTGCTGGTCATTTTCAACGGCCAACTCGACACCCAGAGCTACACCTTGCGGTCAACTAACGGCTCTGCATTGACAATCGTGTTCGCGGGCGACAATGGCGTCTACACCCATGCACCCACCGGCAACGGCATGCTGGACTTCGCTGCGCCCACCACGGGCGTATGGAAGGGGGTGGCGATCTACCAGGCACCGAACCTGACCACCGGCGTGGATGTCGCCGAGGCCGGCAACTCTCCGGCCTGGAAAGTCACCGGCATGGTCTACATGCCACGCTCCAGCGTCACCCTGAAGGGCATCGTCAACAAGGCGAGCTATGGCTATTCCTGTTTCGGCCTGATTGTCGACAACCTCACATTCTCCGGAACCAATGCCATTTTGGCCCAAGGCGAATGCGATATGGCGGGCCTTGACCTACCCTACAACTCGGTTGCCGACCGTGGCCAGCTGGTTGACTGA